GTATTCAAGGTGACGAAGATGGTATTGACGCATTAATGGCAGATCAATCGCTGATGGCGATTGAAGAAGCCGATGTGGTTTTATTTTTAGTTGATGCCCGTGATGGCGTAATCGTTGCTGATGAAGCGATTGCTAATCATTTACGTAAGCTTGATAAAACTGTCTACTTGGTTGCAAATAAAACAGACGGCGTTGATATTGATTCAGTGACGGCAGATTTCTATGCGTTAGCACTGGGTGGCGTTTACCCGATTGCAGCGGCTCATGGTCGAGGTGTTCAGCAACTGATCGAAAAATGTTTACGTCCTTATGCCGAAGAAGCAGGGTACGTGAGTCTTGAAGACCAAGAAGACCAAGAAGACGAATTCGAAAAAGAACTGACCGAAGAAACTGCCGAAGAGCAAGCTAAAGCATTGCAAGCTTTGCCGATTAAATTGGCGATCATTGGCCGACCAAATGTTGGTAAATCAACTCTGACCAACCGAATTTTAGGTGAAGAACGAGTTGTTGTTTATGATATGCCGGGTACGACTCGCGACAGTATCTACATTCCGATGGTTCGTGATGAACGCGAATATGTGTTAATTGATACCGCGGGTGTTCGCCGTCGTAAAAACATTAACCAAGCGATTGAAAAATTCTCGATCATCAAAACCCTTAAAGCGATTGAAGATGCCAACGTCGTATTATTGGTAATTGATGCCCGTGATGGTATTTCGGATCAAGATTTAAGCTTGTTAGGGTTTACCCTTAACGCCGGTCGTTCAATCGTGATTGCGGTTAACAAATGGGACGGCATGAGCAATGATGCTAAAGATCGGATCAAAACCGAACTTGATCGTCGTCTTGGTTTTGTTGATTTTGCCCGTATTCACTTTATATCTGCCTTGCACGGAAGTGGTGTTGGCAACTTATTTGAATCGGTTCAGGAAGCTTATAACTCAGCGACCAAACGTGTTTCAACGTCGATGATGACGAAGATAATGCAAATGGCCGTTGATGATCACCAGCCACCAATGTTCTCTGGTCGTCGCGTTAAGTTACGCTTTGCCCATGCCGGCGGTTATAACCCTCCAATCGTGGTTGTGCACGGTACTCAGGTTAAAAAGCTTGATGCATCATACAAACGTTACTTAATGAACTACTTCCGTCGTACATTAAAAATCATGGGCACGCCGATCAAAATCGAATTTAGAGAAGGTGTTAACCCGTTTGAAGGGCGTAAGAACAAGCTAAGCGCGACGCAAGTGCGTAAACGTGAACGTCTGATGAAGTTTCATAAAAAGAAATAGTTAACTGCTAAATCGGTCTAGAATCGATTTATCGATAAAAGCCATCGCCATGCGATGGCTTTTTTTTGTCTGCCATAAATTAGCACTAACCCGATTAATCCATCGTTGCTCTCATTGCTAATCGCTTATTCGAGCGCTAAGTCTAAATTAACTTTATCTAGCCACAACAAGATCATAAATTTAACATAAATTGATATTAACTTGTTGACTTAACGAGCTACCTTGATGATAATGCGACTGATTTTTATTTACCTAGTGGTCTGATGTCTTTGAGCGAGGTCGTTCGTGGTGCCGTTGTGGTAAATTTAACAGGAGTTAACATGGTAGTAAAAACTAAAATAGCCCGTGCTATATCATCAATCATTGCGCTTAATGTCATGATGTTGCCATTACAGGCGCAGGCGCAGGCGCCAGAACGGATCGTCGTGTCAGGTGAAAAAGTTGGCCGCACCGTCGACCAAACTCAAACCAGCATTGATGTGTTGACCGACGAGCAATTACAACGCGCTTCTGCCGTTGATATGGCCGATGTTTATAAGCATGTTGCCAATGTTACCCAGTTATCAGAAGGCAGTAACCGTACCTCTTTTTCAATCCGCGGTATGAACGTTTTTGGTGAAGCAACGTCCTCATCGGGTTCAATGACCTCAAGTGTTTACGTTGACAGTGCATCGGTCGGTCAATTGGCCACTCGTTATGGTCTGCCTAGCATGTGGGATATTGCACAGGTTGAGTTTTTACGCGGTCCGCAATCAACAATTCAAGGCCGTAACTCAATGTTTGGCTCGGTGATTATTAACAGTAATGACCCAACCTATGATACGCAAGGTAAGGTACAGTTAAGTGTCGGCTCTGATCACAAACGCCGTATTTCTGTCGCCGTCAGTACGCCGATTATTGCTGATGAACTCGCTATCCGCATTGCCCTAGATCGTGATGAAGCAGATGGTTATATCACTAACATAACCCGTAATGAAGACGATTATGCCGGCTATGAGCGTGGCAATGCTCGAATTAAAGTATTGTATGAGC
This genomic interval from Gammaproteobacteria bacterium contains the following:
- the der gene encoding ribosome biogenesis GTPase Der, whose product is MLPVVALVGRPNVGKSTLFNRLTRTRDALVADFPGLTRDRKYGTAKLAGYEFLLIDTGGIQGDEDGIDALMADQSLMAIEEADVVLFLVDARDGVIVADEAIANHLRKLDKTVYLVANKTDGVDIDSVTADFYALALGGVYPIAAAHGRGVQQLIEKCLRPYAEEAGYVSLEDQEDQEDEFEKELTEETAEEQAKALQALPIKLAIIGRPNVGKSTLTNRILGEERVVVYDMPGTTRDSIYIPMVRDEREYVLIDTAGVRRRKNINQAIEKFSIIKTLKAIEDANVVLLVIDARDGISDQDLSLLGFTLNAGRSIVIAVNKWDGMSNDAKDRIKTELDRRLGFVDFARIHFISALHGSGVGNLFESVQEAYNSATKRVSTSMMTKIMQMAVDDHQPPMFSGRRVKLRFAHAGGYNPPIVVVHGTQVKKLDASYKRYLMNYFRRTLKIMGTPIKIEFREGVNPFEGRKNKLSATQVRKRERLMKFHKKK